The genomic interval GCTTATATGTTGCCCTCCACAGCCTCACAGCTACTAGTAGCAGAAACCAATATCTCGTTGTGGCTTGGTCTGCCAACGCACTACGATAGTTTGTGGGTAGGCTTGTGGTGAACTGGTGATCAGCCTAGAGTTTGAGGCAGGAAGTGGCGCCGGCCGACGTGTTCCAACATGCAGTAAGACGCGCGCGTATTTAAGACTCAACTCTCTAAATATTTTaccgataatattttattttaaattcaatTTTATTTGATAGATGACATTTGAATTTACTCTCGTATAATTGTGGTTTTATTGCTACAAACAATCGTATTATTCGAGAAATTTAAAGCCAAAAACTAGTTTTAAAAACCGTAATAAGTTGGACTGTGTCTTAATCAATAGGAGGAAGGAAGTATGTAGCAACAGTACACATGCTTAGAGCGCgtaaggaagaggagatcgagatgaggaaagaaaggagagaggataCGGAGGAAACCATGCCGTTCACTCtcagggcagtcccaaccctccacttaggatggtgtctatagcattaactacattgacatgtaggacttttagcttatgtggcactatattaattaagagagagagtgaagagaggaagaaactgggtctcatgcaagacacagcttcaacgcgagaacctatgcactagacactatcaagttttgcgttgggagagaatagtgtcttcataatatatgaagaataaatatgattagtagagaagagagatgatgtatttattactagcccactttaagaaaccatgggttgtagagtatagtttctattgtgatgtcttattgacatggcaccatagacactgcttatggacactatgggttgggactgccctcaCAGCGTCGCCATTACGCCAagtatagtatttttttatgcCATTCACGACTGCAACTTAATTTTACTGTTGTACACTTCTTCATActtatgtaatatttttttactcccATAATACCATTATATTCAATTAAATTAGCACAATTCTAAGCGCcgtttcgtgaaaaaaaaaagaaaaaaaaacggagcGCCGCATTCCTCAATTTTTCAACGACGTTTGTCAGTTTGCGACGACGCCGTTGGACCACCGGGATGACCGAGCAGAAGCATAGCTTGGGCGTCGCGTGGCCCGGAGCCCCCATCTCCCCCGACTGCTGTGACGTGGCCCAATGGCACCGTTCAAAAGCCTATCCGGCAGCATGGCCCATATATACCAGTATACCAACCACCACAAGAGAAGCCAAGGCCGCATTCCCTACTACGAGCCATACAGACAGTGCCGAAATCATGGAGGTTTAAGCAGCCATGGCCACCCAAATCTCGTCTCCAACAACACCGGGCTCTAACTTTGGCACTTTGCATCATTAATGTAGACCAGCTCTAGCGAAGGTGAGGTACTAaccacagaaaagaaaaaaaaaaacatgtacaaTGTGGTGCATATATACCTATATTGAATATATGCCATCAGTTAACCGATAAAAAAACATTAGGTTGCCAGTTTCTGGCCTATGTTGCATTGTCATATGTTTGGGTGGCCATGCATGAATCAACCGGTGCATATTGTTGATCAGTATTGTGTGTTGAACTGATGGACTAATGGACTATAAGTCGCCATGCATTTCATCCATTCTTTTCCGCCACAAAAATGCGTGCAATCTGCAACTGCAAAATGCAGAGTGATATGAACGCAACAATGTGCGTATAAATGCATCGGCATCTTCCTAACTGCTTATATATAGGCATAGCCCTCCACAGTGCACACAGAGTATAGCAGTAACCAATTAATCAACCTAGCTTAATTACATAGACGAGCTAGCTTAGCACACATGGCGTCTTCAACCTCGAGCTCGCTCGCCGTGGCAACAATGGtggccgtcgtcctcctcctgggTGCCACCACCCAGGCGGCGCGCCTCCTCGACGAACTCGTCCCCGGCATTCCGATGCCGACGATCCCCGGTGTACCGGCGGTCGGCCCCACCATCCCGGCCATCCCGACGATCCccggcgttccggcggtcggccCCACCATCCCGACCATCCCCACCGTTCCGACGATCCccggcgttccggcggtcggtCCCACCATCCCGGCCATCCCGACGATCCCCGGCGTGCCGGCGGTCGGCCCCACCATCCCGACCATCCCGACGATCCCCGGCGTGCCGGCGGTCGGTTCCATCATTCCGACCATCCCGACGATCCCCGGCGTGCCGGCGGTCGGCCCGACTATCCCGACCATCCCCGGCGTGCCGACGATCCCGACGGTGCCGGGAGTGCCGGAGCTGCCGGTAAATCCCGGAGGCGTGGTGCCGACGATCCCGAAGGTGCCATTGCCGCCGGTGAATCCCGGAGCCGTCGTGCCCGCCGTGCCAGCTCTGCCGGTGCCGCCGATCCCCGGAGCCGCGGGGGGTGTCGTGCCGACCCTGCCGGTGCCGCCGTTGCCCGCCGTGCCGGGAGTCCCGCTGCCGGAGGTGCCCGGCGTCCCTCTGCCGCCGGTGCCGTCCGTCGTCCCGCCCGTGCCTTAGGTCAACTCCGGCGAGCCCCGTGCCgtcgttaattaattactccggCCAGCTGACGTGTACGTGGCATTGACCGTGTGCGCCATGCattggccgccggcgccggcagccaTCTACAGATTAATTACGTACGTGTGTTAAGTagtaagtacttcctccgtttcacaatataaatcattctagcatttttcacattcatattgatgttaaagaatctagataaatatatatgtgaaaaatgctaaaatgacttacattgtgaaacagagggagtacaaattaAGATGACTTGCATGTACGTTGTTACGTCAAGTTGGTATAGTATTTGTGTAATGAACGTGTGTGTGTGCAGACCAGGTGCAGTATATGTTTGTGGCGAGTGGCGACAAATGCGTCACTCTCTGTATACGTACGTGTGCAAAAGCTTAACGTGTTGCTTAAATTATACGTGTcatgttaacaaatatatatttctatcaCCGTTTTAATTGTGTATATCTTTGTTGGCAAATTACCACGCATGCAATCTTAGTAAAAGTGCCCCTTAACAATATTGTTTGGGATGACATATGCGCCACTTAtttcaaaatttacatataatcatgtgagaaaTGAAAGCCCATATATACTTGGATTTAGTGGCGGACGTAGctatagaaaaaaagaatgtgTTTGATGCTCATTCTATAAGGATAATCGAACACAACATTTATATTATAATCACATAAAAAAGTATAATATAATCaataaattaaacaaacatGAATATTTAAGATGGTACCTAATCTTTGAGCCGTAAATAGTAAAAAACTACTCAaatcttaaataaaaaaatcgaaGGAAATAACCAACTGATCACTTGTTGCTCATCCGTCAATCAAATTCGAAGTTCCACTATACAATCCTACGATACCTTGGTTCTGAACTTATTACCAATGACACTTTTCCCATCAGGCATGGCATTCGGACTCAATAGCCTTTCTCGCCCTCAGCCAGCAGCAGTGATTCAGATTGTCCCTCCATCTCCATAGATTGCACCCATAGTTTCGCTCTTGTTAAAAGCTCCTCTTCAGAGACCATGCATGCGAGGAATGAATGAAGAAAGTgaaaaaaacaagtcacaaacaaagTCTCATGCGATTCGATTGGAACTTTATGGGCTGACCTTTGTCGATCGACCGAGCCTACCTAATGGGTAAATCTGCCCCTGCTTGGCCTGTGAAATATCCTGCACAATATGTTAAATCGAGGGATAAGTTATTTTCTGATGAGATTGTATGCTTGTATAAATTATTCTTgatcatatattgatatatagtATGCCATTAATTAGCTAACCAGTTGAAAATTTAGCTTATTGCTAGAATGCTCGTTTCTGGCCTATGTTGCATTGTCTCTTATGTTTGGATGGTCATGCATCATTAATTCCTGAGTATATATTGTTCAACTGATGGACTGTAATTCTTTCCACCACAAAATGCGTGCGATGATCTGCAACTGCAAAATGCAAGCGATGAAGCAACATGCGTAATGCATTGCATGCCCGGCCTCCCTCTTCTGCAAACTCCTTATATATAGCCCTCCAAACTCCACACAGCTAGTATACCAGTAACCAAatcaaaccctagctagctagctagctaagctagcacgCACCCATGGCGTCGTCTTCCACCTCGAGCTCGCTCGCCGTGGCAGCGATGGtggccgtcgtcctcctcctcctgggtgCCACCGCCACGTCCACCCAGGCGGCGCGCCTCCTCGACGAAGaactccccaccgccgccatcccggCGATCCCCGGCGTCCCCGGAGTGCCGGCGGTCGGCTCCGGGATCCCGGTGATCCCTGGCGTGCCCGGAGTGCCGGTGGTCGGCCCCGGGATCCCGTTCGTGCCGGTGATCCCCGGCGTGCCGGTGATCGTGCCGATCATCCCCGGCGTGCCGGTGATCGCCGGCATGACAACCCTGCCAGTGCCGCCATTTGTGCCGCCGATTgatcccggcgccggcgccggattcCCCGGcgtgccgccggcgtcgtcgaccACCGTGCAGGAAGACCCACAGCCGCCGATGCCGTCCGTCGTTCCACCCGTGCCATAGGTGTTAATCAACTCCGGCGAGCCACCATGCCGTCGTTAAGTTATACCGTTGCTCACGCCGCCGCGATGTGTGTACTCCGGCGGCTTAATATAACGTGCCTCCTTACTGTgtgttaattaagtactcctcctgtctaaaaaaaattaacttctcTATGAATTTATAGACGTagttagaagttgattttttcttGGATGGTAAGAGTACATGTGTTACCGTGTGTTGTTACGTTAAGTTGGTAATTTGTGTACTGATGAATCGTGTGTGTATGATGTGCACTGTGCAGTGCAGACCAGGTACGTACGTGTGGGTCGCGTCACCCAATCTCTGAGTGCTCGCAAAATTTAACGTGCTTAATGCACGAATTAATTATACGTGGAATATTATAGGTTTTAATTTAATCTTGTGTAACCCACTATTTTATCactgtttgaactttgaaccaTACGTGTCTATTTTTGTTGGGATATTAGTCTTGCTAAGGTGCATAGGAATGAAAATCATATTAGCCATGTTTTAGTTAGTAAAGGCCGAGTTGAGGAACTACTCATTTCTGGCCGGACAATAGCTGTACTGCTATCGCACAACTTTGTTTGTGTCGATGCTTTGATTGAATAAAGTGGTCCCTGtttcctccaaaaaaaaaaagaaaatcatgcgTGCTTATATGTGACTGTTAATTTTGGGGGCCTAGAGCATTCCGGGCAAACCGGCCTGAAATTTACGGCCCAAAACAAATGTTGGGCTTTGCCTATGCAGCAATTTTTCGGGCCAAAACAAACAACCATGCATatgctgatttttttaattttttattaaaatatttacaaaactaattccATGTTTCAAAAATTTACAACAGTAGTTGCCCACCACCCTCTGATCTCTGGGAGGGAGCGATTTTAATGACGTGGCAGACGGTCGTTGTCTCACAAGTAACGGCCAACAAGGGGGCAtgccattttgcaggcggccctcTTGCCATCCATAGAGAGAGGGTGGTTTAACACTGTGCAAGAGGTCGCCTACAaaagggcggcgagggcggcctggctttttttgcaggcggcccccttccCACCCTTAGGGAGGCGATTTAACATTGTGCGGGGTGCCGTCTCCAAAATGTGTTTCCAGGGCCCTCGTTGCCCTTTTACAAGCGGCCCCCCGCATAGTGTTAAACCGCCCTTCCTGAGGatggcaagggggccgcctgcaaaatggcaGCCCCCAACAGCCGGCCGCTAGGCATGAGCCAACGGCCATCTGCCACAACACGAAAATCGCTATTTGGGAgggttatttttaaaaatcgtcCTCTCAAAGAGCGGCGGGTGactaattttgtaaatttttgaaacacaaaattagttttgtaaatattttaataaaaaaattttaaaaaaattctgcaTATGCTTACGTCGTCGATAAAACTGACGAAAATACTCCTTTAGAAAAAGCTGACACGAACAAAACGGTTCAACAGATTGAAGCTGCACCTAAACAAAGAAATTTCGATCCACGGATGGTACGGAGTATGCACTAACAAAtaatcaaaacaaaaacaacctcGTCGACAATATATTTGGCCGATCGCTACAACTAAATCTCCTGCCTTGGCCACacaatttcagaatttatcCTTTTGGGATCGATCGATGAACATCCTAGCAAGCAGCCAAGCATATATGAGTTCTGATTACCAAACATGGGCGATTAAAGAACAAATTTGTTGCAGGTGCAACGACACACCGTTCTGGCCAACCACCGATCTAACCGGATATATATTCACTTAATTAGCCTTATAAATTGCGCACAGATTGGCTCGTGTTCTTCGCACTCACTGCAAGAACAGATTaagaaaacacacacacacacacacacaagctaGTCTTGCTGCAATGGCTTCTAGTGTGAGCttcatggccatggccatggccatggcgttCGTTCTGCTcgccgccagcagcagcagaacgTGCTACGCCGCCCGCATGTTGGCCgacacgccggcgacggcggcggcggcggccgcgcctcccgccgcccTCCCTGTCCTCCCCGCCGTGCCGGCGCTGCCCACCACTCTGCCGCCCATGCCGGCCATCCCGGCCGTGCCACAGGCGACGCTGCCGCCGATGCCCGCTGTCCCGGCCATCCCGGCGGTGCCGAAGGTGTCGTTGCCACCGATGCCCGCCGTGCCGGCGGTGACGCTGCCGCCGATGCCGTCCATCCCGACCGTGAACGTGCCCATGCCGTTCCAGGCGCCGCCTCCATCGGCGTAGGCAGCGCGGCGAACTCGCCGTGtacgtccacggcggcggcggcggcggttgccggcgcCAGTAGGTAAACTGAGAGATTTTTCATGTGAAATTTCTCAATGTTTGTGTGAGTGTGTTGATTTAATTTCATACTTGAGTTTGAATTTTATGCATGTGATGACTCTGTTGCTGGTTAATTAGTGTACATTATATTTTGGGTACGCACGGTCTCAACGCATGTGTTGAGGTCGTGCCATTGTGTTTTACGTGTACGTGTACGTACGGTTTATGTATTTGTTTTTACTTTCATACTTTCagagattatatatatgttactttaCTACATTTCATTTTTAAAGTTCACAATTGTACTTTCATGTTTGAACATTTTGGAACTTTGATGTAATCTCGTGGGCGGCAGCTACGCAGAGAATatgacatggaaaaaaaagtactccaCTTTTCAGTTCCTGACGCAGGTCACATAATCCGGTGCAGCAAAATGCAGCGCTGCAGCCTTGACGGTCTAAGGAACTGAAACgactaaaaaaaacaaatttaactaaaaagcTTGCGGCGTTCATGTGTAgttggattgttttttttttctctctgcgTAGTCGAATTTGAAgacctgtttggtacagcttcaactcctaaatattgctccaggagttgagtctggagtggagttgtggagctgccttaacccagctccacaactctagtacattttgtgagagagctccacccaactccactctcagttttggtggagctgaaactgtttggccgAGCTCccgctccaggaggggtggagctggagttgaagtcgtgccaaacagaccctgaATTTAGTACCGGTAGTATAGTTTGAGAATTTGATGAAAATAGAGGCTTGCCTAAAAAAGTTCATGTGAAAATGAGAAATTTTAGAGGTGTTGATAGAGACATATCggtatgtatatatgtttataggggtgagtatgTCTCCGTGTATATTAACGTCTGCTTGTGTTACAAATTGCTTTtacttctaaaaaaatatttctaactGTTAGAAGTACTTTCAGAAGACACTCTTTTTGTCTCTGAGAAAAGTTGGGCTGCCGCCGAAGGCCGTTTTCCATTTCCCGGCCCATTAACGAAAAGAAACTGATATTATAGCCCAACAACTGGATCGCATTGCTAGTTGGCCTTGGTCCCATTCTAAAAGAAAGGAAGATAATCTACCGGTTTGACTGCTTTAAACACATAAATTGGCATAAACTAATACTGTGAAAACGGTAATGGAAATTCCTGACTGCCTGAAGTTCATTTCTGTTTTTTATGGACCGAGCCATGTAGAAATGATTATACCGATAAAATTgaataaaaatgataaaaaaaattggaaatagAAACGGAAACGATATTGATATTATGTGATTATGTCAACCGTTTCCAAAATCTACCCTGTTCTAACGGAAAATaccatttttatattatagtaaTTATCATATCTACTCCAATATATATGATCCATTTCTTTATTTGACCCATAGTTTGAGCATCATCAACTCCTCAACCAAATCAGTATAAATTGAGTGTATGGTTAAATGGGAGATAAATTGTAATATGATTACTTAGTGtgacatttgaatttatttCCAATATTATATAGTAAAACTAGAGCCAAatcttaataaaataaaatttgcaaGCAAAATTTTCTTTGGACCTTAGTGACCACATCCTATGGATGAGATGTTGCTGTCAGCAAAGAGCTTAAGCTATCTTAGTTCTTTGTCTTCACAAGAATGGGGACACCCTGCAGATCTTCTCTGAAGATGAGAAGGCACTGCCCTGTAATCTACATCTGAGCTCCCATTGGCTCAAACTCACCTGGCTCAAGATCACAACAGCACAGCCTGCATcccaagaagaaaaagaaaacttctttttttttctcatcacaAGATCACAAAACTGCAGAAAGGAACAGGGAATGGAAAACGTCAGAATGGAATGATCCAGAGGAGCtagactagtagtagtagctagatAACCCCAAGCCGAGCTAGCAATAATCCAAATCCCACAGTTGCTTTCCTATGGCTTTGGATGTTGGGGGCACATTTCGTTTTCAGATTATGCCCAGATGCAAGTAGAGCACATGTCGTTTCAAATTATTCCGAAATATTACTGTCTTGAAAGAGATGCTAACTTCGCATTGCTCCAAAGGAATCGTATGCTCCTGTGTTTCGTTTCAGAAATAAagaaattttggttttttggcGCACCGTTTTCAGATTCTTTGAACTGGTATGATTGGAATGATTTTTGCAGCCGATTCCAAGGGAACAAAACTAACCACTTCTTGTCAAATTAAAACTTGCACTTAACCAATACAATCATGAGAGTGAtgacatgttttttttgggtgatttCAGAAACAGAACCGTCAGGGTCATTGTTGGTGAGTTTGGTCTCATATGATGAAGTAAGCTGAATTGAAGAAGGGAGAATCATTTCTGGTCATTGCCCTGCCCCCCATAGAAAGAATTTTATGCGTATCTCCAATGCTAGTGGTGGGCAATACTTGGCATGGTATCCATCAAGGCATCAAGCACCATTGCTCATCAATTttcataaaaacatatttatcaACTACATACTACCTTTCTAAAACAAACACTAAAAATATGCTTTGACTCTCAAAAAGGTTTCAAAGAACATTTTATCTAAGGATTGTTCCTATGCTTCACCGAAACTATATAGCTAGACAACATACAAAATTAGCTAAGGTGGAGCTGGTATACAAGGCCTGCGTAGAGGTCGGATTTAATCCATTGTCTTAAAAAAAGTATACAATGCCTtgttattaaaaattaaaaagacatgGGAGATCCTAATATATAATGTTTtgtaaatatttcttcaagATTTGTTTATGGTTTAGTAAAACTCCTCGGGAAAttccaacaatattttgggaagataccttgactaagaaaaaaaatccccaaagaACAAAAAAACACTCTACCTCAGGCTGTCAAAAACATGCCAGGATGGGCAATGTGATGAATAGTCCTATTGAGGTCTCTTTCTGTAGAGAAACTGTCGAAACTAAATTTATGGCTTGGAGCAAACTCAGTTCAGAGTCATCAATTATATGTTTATCGCAACAGTGAGATGGGACCAACATCAGAAAGGAGAGAAGATTTCCTGTCCAATCTGTTTACATGGCATTGATGCACAACAATGTTCCCAAATAAACCAGACTCTATGGCATCAACAAATACCTCCAAAAATTACTTACTAGCATTTTTCCAATGCTTCCTGTGTAGGGGTCTGAATTTGACCAAAGATAACCAATGGAATCAACAGGCTGGTGCAGATAATTAGCTACCTGTTTAATAGATCATCTCGATCATTTTTTGCAAAGAATTAACTACCCCAGCTAGATCCACATCAGTCAAATTATAATCCAGTATGAATAAAGTATATTACTACGACATCAACATGCATATGATGCATTGATGCATACAGTGATACAGGCCTATAACATCAGTTACATActcctaggctgtgtttagtttctaaaattggggagaagtttggagaaagttggtagtttggaaaaaaaagttaagagtttatgtaagtagaaaagttttggatatgatggaaagttggtagtttggggaagtttggtgtgaacttaAACAGGACCTAGATAGGAGAAGAAAGTACAGAAGCAGAAACCATTAGTTTACAGAGCCCTAagcttgcagcagcagcagcagtagaagTAGCAGAGAAGTGGGAGAGCGATGTACCCATTCCTGCAAATCCAAGTTGGCAATTCCGAGGGCCGACATATATCCCACTCCAAGGAGATCCGACAACGATGCCCAACCCAAGCAGCTTGCTTGCATCTCCATCTCCTCATcggaactcctcctcctcctcctcctcctccatctccattATTTCCACCCCGGCAACAATCCAACCGGACGCAGCCCACGGGCCTTGTTCCCTTCTCACCACCTCCAAGTACGCTTTGCGGGACACTCGCGGCAGCAAGAGTTCGTATACtcgcctctgctgctgctgcactgcCGCGCCTAAAGCTGAGCAAGAAGAGGAGACTTTGCAGCAAGAGTTGCTActgtttggtttggttcagGTGAGAGAGGTCAACAATAGCTGTTGGCGTGGCTAGTTGCTTGTGCAGAAAAGGATTCTCTTTTGGTTTTGCCCTTTCTGAGaagctgatgatgatgtggtgGTGGGCTATGGTTGTGCAGGTTGGGGAGCTACTAGAAGAAGGAGGAAT from Oryza glaberrima chromosome 3, OglaRS2, whole genome shotgun sequence carries:
- the LOC127765170 gene encoding vegetative cell wall protein gp1-like, producing MASSVSFMAMAMAMAFVLLAASSSRTCYAARMLADTPATAAAAAAPPAALPVLPAVPALPTTLPPMPAIPAVPQATLPPMPAVPAIPAVPKVSLPPMPAVPAVTLPPMPSIPTVNVPMPFQAPPPSA
- the LOC127765169 gene encoding protein app1-like — translated: MASSTSSSLAVATMVAVVLLLGATTQAARLLDELVPGIPMPTIPGVPAVGPTIPAIPTIPGVPAVGPTIPTIPTVPTIPGVPAVGPTIPAIPTIPGVPAVGPTIPTIPTIPGVPAVGSIIPTIPTIPGVPAVGPTIPTIPGVPTIPTVPGVPELPVNPGGVVPTIPKVPLPPVNPGAVVPAVPALPVPPIPGAAGGVVPTLPVPPLPAVPGVPLPEVPGVPLPPVPSVVPPVP